One part of the Filimonas effusa genome encodes these proteins:
- a CDS encoding prephenate dehydratase, whose translation MTQRIAIQGYEGSFHQVAAEQIFGTGVQVIPCATFREVVKIAGSKKESEGGIMAIENSIAGSILPNYNLLQKSNLRITGEVYLQIKQNLLVNPGVKLEDIREVHTHPMAILQCLAFLEKYNWKLVETEDTALSAKLIHQHKNKYAAGIASKRAAELFNLDVLAPNIHTMKNNYTRFLVLQREEEALPIEDANKASVIFETDHSRGSLAKVLTAIANGGINLSKLQSVPIPGSDWKYSFHADMEFDTLKQFETVIEKIRPLAEEVTVYGIYKKGKTI comes from the coding sequence ATGACACAAAGAATCGCAATACAGGGCTATGAAGGCAGCTTCCATCAGGTAGCCGCAGAACAAATTTTCGGTACCGGCGTTCAAGTCATCCCCTGCGCCACTTTTAGGGAAGTGGTTAAAATAGCCGGCAGCAAAAAAGAAAGTGAAGGGGGTATTATGGCCATAGAAAACTCTATCGCCGGCAGTATTCTCCCCAACTATAACTTGTTGCAGAAGAGTAACTTGAGAATAACCGGGGAAGTCTATCTGCAAATCAAACAAAACCTGCTCGTAAACCCGGGCGTAAAGCTCGAAGATATCCGGGAAGTACATACCCATCCTATGGCCATCCTCCAGTGCCTGGCTTTTCTTGAAAAATATAACTGGAAGCTTGTCGAAACAGAAGATACAGCCCTTAGCGCCAAACTCATTCATCAGCATAAGAACAAATACGCAGCAGGCATAGCCAGTAAACGCGCCGCAGAACTGTTCAACCTCGACGTCCTCGCACCAAACATTCATACCATGAAGAACAACTACACACGCTTCCTGGTATTACAACGCGAAGAAGAAGCCCTGCCCATCGAAGATGCCAATAAAGCATCTGTAATATTCGAAACAGATCATTCCCGTGGCAGCCTCGCCAAAGTGCTAACGGCTATCGCAAACGGAGGGATCAACCTCTCAAAACTGCAAAGTGTGCCCATCCCCGGAAGCGACTGGAAATACAGCTTTCACGCCGATATGGAATTCGATACCTTGAAACAATTTGAAACGGTCATAGAAAAGATCAGGCCTTTGGCCGAAGAAGTTACCGTATACGGTATCTATAAAAAAGGCAAAACAATATAA
- a CDS encoding pyridoxal phosphate-dependent aminotransferase, with the protein MVATANRLEGIGEYYFSTKLREIDELNKQGRNIINLGIGSPDLPPHPAVIQTLQEEAAKPNVHGYQNYKGAPALRNAFKDWYQQWYGVTLNADTEILPLMGSKEGIMHICMTYLDAGDQVLVPNPGYPTYRSAVKLAGGVCIDYGLKAENNYAPDFEALENLDLSKVKLMWVNYPHMPTGQLATANVFSKLVAFARKHNILICHDNPYSFILNDHPASIFSVEGARDVAIELNSLSKSHNMAGWRVGVLCAAKERVDEVLRFKTNMDSGMFLPLQLAAAKALTLGREWYNEVNAIYAERRQKVYEMLDMLQCTYSREQVGLFVWAKIPATYKNGYELSDAVLYESNVFITPGGIFGDGGDGFIRISLCGSLTRFEEAIERIKKTIIETRDAQTASR; encoded by the coding sequence ATGGTGGCAACAGCAAACAGACTGGAAGGTATCGGAGAATATTATTTCTCTACAAAACTGAGAGAAATAGATGAACTGAATAAACAGGGCCGCAATATCATTAACCTGGGTATCGGAAGCCCCGACCTGCCGCCGCATCCTGCTGTAATTCAAACTTTACAGGAAGAGGCCGCCAAACCAAATGTACATGGATACCAGAACTATAAAGGAGCGCCCGCTTTGCGCAATGCCTTTAAAGACTGGTACCAGCAATGGTATGGCGTAACGCTGAATGCCGATACCGAAATACTGCCGCTCATGGGTAGCAAAGAAGGCATCATGCACATCTGCATGACCTATCTGGATGCGGGCGACCAGGTACTGGTCCCTAATCCCGGCTATCCTACCTATCGCAGCGCTGTAAAACTTGCCGGAGGTGTTTGTATCGACTATGGCTTAAAAGCTGAAAACAACTACGCGCCCGATTTCGAAGCGCTGGAAAATCTCGACCTGTCTAAAGTAAAGCTCATGTGGGTGAACTATCCGCATATGCCAACAGGACAACTGGCCACCGCTAACGTGTTTTCAAAGCTGGTTGCTTTTGCCCGTAAACATAATATTCTCATCTGTCACGATAACCCTTATAGTTTTATTTTAAACGATCATCCCGCCAGTATCTTCAGCGTCGAAGGCGCCAGGGACGTAGCAATAGAACTTAACTCTTTAAGTAAATCACATAATATGGCCGGCTGGCGTGTAGGCGTATTATGCGCCGCTAAAGAGCGGGTCGATGAAGTCTTACGCTTTAAAACCAATATGGATAGCGGCATGTTCCTGCCCCTGCAGCTCGCAGCAGCCAAAGCCCTGACCCTGGGCAGAGAATGGTACAACGAAGTAAATGCTATCTATGCCGAAAGAAGACAAAAGGTCTATGAAATGCTCGATATGCTGCAATGCACCTATTCCCGCGAACAGGTAGGTCTTTTCGTTTGGGCAAAGATCCCTGCCACCTATAAGAACGGTTACGAATTAAGCGATGCCGTATTATACGAAAGCAATGTATTCATCACCCCGGGAGGCATCTTTGGCGATGGAGGTGATGGCTTTATAAGAATAAGCCTTTGCGGATCATTGACAAGGTTTGAAGAAGCAATTGAAAGAATAAAAAAAACAATAATAGAAACCAGGGATGCTCAAACTGCATCCCGGTAA
- a CDS encoding prephenate dehydrogenase: MVVTVAGIGLIGGSMALALKDKGFATELIGVDLNEEHTKKALELGLVDKIATLEEAVAQSDLIILAVPVSAVLQLLPKVLNLVNDKQVIMDVGSTKLGVVELAAAHPRKGRVVATHPMWGTEFSGPEAAVRNAFAGKATVICNKEQCDADAFELVEQLYHLLGMRLLYMNAEDHDVHVAYISHISHITSFALANTVLEKEKEEDAIFELASGGFESTVRLAKSNAQMWVPIFKQNRDNVLDVLNEHIAQLRKFKACLEKENYEYLQELIENANKIRKVLNRP; this comes from the coding sequence ATGGTAGTTACAGTAGCAGGTATAGGATTAATAGGTGGCTCAATGGCCCTGGCCTTGAAAGACAAGGGCTTTGCCACTGAATTGATAGGAGTGGACCTGAACGAAGAACATACGAAAAAAGCTTTGGAACTGGGGCTGGTAGATAAAATCGCCACACTCGAAGAAGCGGTAGCACAATCAGATCTTATCATCCTGGCGGTTCCGGTAAGCGCGGTGTTGCAGTTATTACCCAAAGTATTGAACCTGGTAAACGATAAACAGGTAATAATGGACGTAGGTTCTACAAAACTGGGCGTTGTTGAGCTGGCCGCGGCACACCCGCGCAAAGGTCGGGTGGTGGCAACACATCCCATGTGGGGTACAGAGTTTAGCGGCCCCGAAGCCGCTGTCCGGAACGCATTCGCAGGAAAAGCAACTGTTATCTGCAATAAAGAACAATGTGATGCCGATGCGTTTGAACTGGTGGAACAGCTCTACCATTTATTAGGTATGCGCCTGTTGTATATGAACGCAGAGGATCACGACGTACACGTAGCATATATAAGCCATATCTCTCATATAACATCCTTCGCCCTGGCCAATACCGTACTGGAGAAGGAAAAGGAAGAGGATGCTATTTTCGAATTGGCGAGCGGCGGCTTTGAAAGTACCGTCCGTTTGGCAAAAAGTAATGCCCAGATGTGGGTCCCCATCTTTAAACAGAACCGGGATAACGTGCTCGACGTGCTCAATGAGCACATCGCACAACTGCGGAAATTCAAAGCCTGCCTCGAAAAAGAGAACTACGAATACCTGCAGGAATTGATAGAAAATGCCAATAAGATAAGGAAAGTGCTGAATAGACCTTGA